From a region of the Panicum virgatum strain AP13 chromosome 2K, P.virgatum_v5, whole genome shotgun sequence genome:
- the LOC120693770 gene encoding DNA annealing helicase and endonuclease ZRANB3-like: MGITEEQRRRAEANRLAALEKRKRLAEAAAAASAATASTSYTTAFPASGTPTYPAYDAAAEWRLAKCPRIAQPAPQHRSALLPPRPSPPPPPPTPPQPPVGFKVVLEVCSPDEFLVAVGPAEGKAYPGEANCLGAVQDCLSAAWVVQYSATQSQSQSGHLRPVYKLVDYDVVSKCLKKLPGAVVEDIPYNTRRFIQNIPMFAGQKWASDKEVDELLKKLPQQVKDALLPFQLEGVRFGLRRRGRCLIADEMGLGKTLQAIAIACCFKDEGSILIVCPAVLRYTWAEELERWDPSFMPKDIHLVFGRQDSLEYLSATPRAVIISYQMLSRLRESMANRTWALMIVDESHNIRCTKNKEEKYETRAVLHLASKIDRIVLLSGTPSLSRPFDIYHQINMLWPRMLGNNKFDYAKKYCLTQVARSYQGKLFKDYSKGTRLTELNVVLSQTVMIRRLKEHLLNELPPKRRQIIRLKLKAPDIRTATSSSIKDMNSISCNGTLAVDLPSKSNDESKISDDENTKDEEDNGCKKSPRHLTPQEIGIAKLSGFSEWFSNHFIMNGLGANHNLDPQSSCQKTIIFAHHLKVLDGIQVFVSENGIKFVRIDGSTLQRERKEAVDSFRLDPEVKVVIIGITAGGVGLDFSSAQNVVFVELPKSASELLQAEDRAHRRGQTNAVNIYIFCAKNTSDESHWLQLNQSLFRVSSLMNGKKDAIREIEVDQVCHLEEIRNTEKIECKLHPLENHNTESDDISIECFPGIEDLELDSDFTIRTIPLEFEDESLGTSLKNNPTPTVLEDRSCIDVSLSPAAAFCTAISSCKSIKARRRLSGNSGTLSQTAPISDFPIQVESLRFEVSRHTGRIHLYSCVPGHDSRPKPLFENFLQEELNSPLCSSSDVKSRTLLLKKIPAFCNVFKAFIKEWLALRPIDQSRLLGKPLQLPLSLELCFLKESVNHSTEGLLKGGSKRRATPLNDVSNPLPENAEWRQVVLRNGTTKERQYTQGWSIDGEPLCKLCQGLCNGKLAKSPEYFEDLFCGLACFQEYRLRTSGRALRQALFQLERGKCAQCKLDCCKLVKHIKPLPMEKREEYIQKAAPNIASRKKLLDKLVREPTDGNAWHADHIIPVYKGGGECKLENMRTLCVACHYEVTRAQHKELKEIRKKAKEHLKNALNQQNDKASEATEEIDDSFLLVTVPGSAYSIGDGVTGNAHERVAE, translated from the exons ATGGGGATCAcggaggagcagcggcgccgcGCCGAGGCGAATCGCCTCGCGGCCCTCGAGAAGCGCAAGCGCTTGGCCGaagccgcagcggcggcgtcggctGCCACCGCCTCTACCTCCTACACCACCGCCTTCCCCGCCTCCGGCACGCCCACATACCCAGCCTACGACGCTGCCGCCGAGTGGAGGCTCGCCAAGTGCCCAAGAATCGCCCAGCCCGCGCCCCAGCATCGATCTGCACTGCTGCCCCCGCGtccttctccaccgccgccgccgccgactccgcCTCAGCCGCCGGTAGGGTTCAAGGTGGTTCTTGAGGTGTGCAGCCCCGACGAGTTCTTGGTTGCGGTGGGGCCGGCGGAAGGCAAGGCCTACCCTGGGGAGGCCAACTGCCTCGGCGCCGTCCAGGACTGCCTCTCTGCGGCTTGG GTTGTACAATACTCTGCAACACAGTCGCAAAGTCAAAGTGGTCACCTTCGACCTGTATATAAGCTCGTGGACTATGATGTGGTGTCGAAATGCCTGAAGAAATTGCCTGGAGCTGTTGTGGAAGATATACCTTATAACACAAGGAGATTTATTCAGAATATCCCGATGTTTGCTGGCCAAAAATGGGCTTCTGATAAAGAAGTAGACGAGCTTCTCAAGAAGCTGCCACAGCAAGTAAAAGATGCTCTTTTACCCTTCCAACTTGAAGGCGTGAGATTTGGGCTTCGAAGGCGGGGACGCTGCCTAATCGCAGATGAGATGGGGCTCGGCAAGACTCTCCAG GCAATTGCAATAGCATGCTGCTTCAAGGATGAGGGTTCTATATTAATAGTGTGTCCAGCCGTATTGCGTTATACTTGGGCAGAGGAATTGGAGCGTTGGGATCCTTCATTTATGCCAAAAGATATTCATCTTG taTTTGGTCGTCAAGACAGTCTTGAATATCTAAGTGCTACTCCAAGGGCAGTGATTATTTCATACCAGATGCTAAGTCGCCTTAGGGAAAGTATGGCGAATAGAACGTGGGCACTGATGATAGTTGATGAGTCACACAATATACGCTGCACGAAgaataaagaagaaaaatatgAG ACAAGAGCTGTGCTTCATCTAGCTTCAAAAATTGATCGCATCGTATTGCTCTCGGGGACACCCTCTCTGTCAAG ACCTTTTGATATCTACCACCAGATAAACATGTTATG GCCCCGTATGCTTGGCAATAATAAATTTGATTATGCGAAGAAATATTGCTTAACGCAAGTTGCTCGAAGTTATCAGGGAAAATTGTTTAAG GATTACTCTAAGGGTACGCGGTTGACAGAGTTAAATGTTGTGCTCAGTCAGACAGTCATG ATTAGGCGACTGAAAGAGCACTTGTTGAATGAACTGCCCCCCAAACGGCGACAAATTATTAGGTTGAAGCTAAAGGCACCAGATATCAGGACAGCCACATCTTCATCGATCAAAGACATGAACTCTATCAGCTGTAATGGAACTCTTGCAGTTGACTTGCCCAGCAAAAGCAATGATGAAAGCAAAATCAGTGATGATGAAAATACAAAAGATGAAGAAG ATAATGGTTGCAAGAAATCACCAAGGCATCTCACCCCACAAGAGATTGGTATTGCAAAATTATCTGGGTTCAGTGAATGGTTCTCAAATCATTTCATCATGAATGGATTGGGTGCTAATCACAACCTGGATCCCCAGTCTAGTTGCCAGAAAACAATAATATTTGCACATCATTTAAAGGTTCTAGATGGAATACAG GTGTTTGTCTCTGAGAACGGGATCAAGTTTGTTCGCATTGATGGAAGCACACTTCAAAGGGAAAGGAAAGAAGCTGTTGATTCTTTCCGTCTGGATCCGGAG gtGAAGGTTGTAATAATTGGAATTACTGCTGGCGGTGTTGGCTTAGACTTCTCATCTGCTCAGAATGTTGTTTTCGTGGAGCTCCCAAAATCAGCTTCGGAATTGCTTCAG GCCGAGGATAGAGCTCATAGACGTGGCCAAACTAATGCGGTCAACATATATATATTCTGCGCAAAG AACACATCGGATGAATCACACTGGCTCCAATTAAATCAGAGTCTGTTCCGTGTCTCATCTTTGATGAATGGAAAAAAGGATGCTATAAGAGAGATCGAG GTTGATCAGGTGTGCCATCTTGAGGAAATCAGGAACACTGAGAAAATAGAATGCAAACTTCATCCTTTGGAGAATCATAATACAG AAAGTGATGATATTTCTATTGAATGTTTTCCTGgcattgaagatttggaacttGACTCAGATTTCACTATTAGGACAATTCCTCTTGAATTTGAG GATGAAAGCCTTGGGACATCCTTGAAAAATAATCCAACTCCAACAGTACTTGAAGATAGATCTTGCATTGATGTTTCTCTTTCGCCAGCTGCAGCCTTTTGCACTGCAATATCAAGTTGTAAATCAATTAAG GCTCGTAGGAGGCTTTCTGGAAATTCGGGGACCTTAAGTCAGACTGCACCTATTTCAGATTTTCCAATTCAAGTGGAGTCTCTGCGTTTTGAG GTTAGCCGGCATACAGGCCGAATCCACTTGTACAGTTGTGTTCCAGGGCATGATTCAAGACCCAAACcactttttgaaaattttctacAAGAAGAATTGAATTCACCTTTATGTTCTTCCAGTGATGTTAAATCAAGGACTCTGCTCTTGAAAAAGATTCCTGCTTTTTGCAATGTTTTCAAGGCATTCATCAAAGAGTGGTTGGCACTAAGACCAATTGATCAGAGTAGACTGCTTGGAAAGCCATTACAACTTCCCTTAAGCCTTGAGTTGTGTTTTCTGAAAGAAAGCGTCAACCATAGCACAGAA GGATTACTTAAAGGGGGAAGCAAGAGGCGTGCCACACCATTGAATGATGTCAGTAATCCTTTGCCAGAAAATGCAGAATGGAGGCAGGTGGTGTTGCGTAATGGCACCACTAAAGAGAGACAGTACACTCAAGGCTGGAGTATTGATGGTGAACCTCTGTGCAAACTTTGTCAAGGACTCTGCAA TGGAAAGCTTGCAAAGTCGCCAGAATATTTTGAAGATCTATTCTGTGGTCTGGCTTGTTTCCAGGAATACAGGTTAAGAACCAGTGGCAGGGCCCTGCGGCAG GCACTATTTCAATTAGAGCGTGGTAAGTGTGCCCAGTGCAAGCTTGATTGTTGCAAGCTTGTCAAACACATTAAGCCCTTGCCCATGGAAAAGCGAGAAGAATACATCCAAAAGGCTGCTCCAAACATTGCAAGTAGAAAGAAACT GCTGGATAAGCTTGTCCGCGAGCCAACTGATGGAAATGCTTGGCATGCAGATCACATAATACCTGTTTATAAAGGAGGAG GGGAATGTAAACTTGAGAACATGAGAACACTATGTGTGGCTTGTCATTATGAGGTCACCAGAGCTCAGCACAAGGAACTAAAGGAAATAAGAAAGAAGGCTAAAGAGCACCTGAAAAATGCCTTGAATCAACAAAACGATAAA GCAAGTGAGGCGACAGAAGAAATAGATGATAGCTTTTTGCTGGTTACCGTCCCTGGCAGTGCCTACTCCATAGGAGATGGGGTCACTGGCAATGCTCACGAAAGAGTTGCAGAATAG
- the LOC120693786 gene encoding filamin-A-interacting protein 1-like isoform X3, with translation MGEHIHSLELKLTELEKFPERVRVMDNELIRSDSQCWLLMEEVRCKEEELQKASSQIEKLESTVLDSQCEIESLKLDLTNLEQRLFDAEIFAQHAAEHKARINKLLGEHELQLREAQKTIDQLVQENKQLKELSPVKGPKQSPSTSGEQLDKTLENGGHAEYGNDNLILERMAKQNEESELLIEQLKEELREQKLKAKEDADDLTQEMAELRYQITGMLDEEYKRRSCIEQAAIQHIQKLETQVSKEKTKLSGALRRLQESRELAHKQAIEIKKLKDALERFNSAVNLGTVCKSCSCGFCAMLMELSNCSIEGPSDSRSTKSNHNDEELQNQAQIEWHPDESSGDDGG, from the exons ATGGGTGAGCATATTCACAGCCTTGAACTGAAGCTAACTGAACTTGAAAAGTTCCCGGAAAGAGTGAGAGTTATGGACAATGAGCTGATACGATCTGATTCTCAGTGCTGGCTTCTGATGGAAGAAGTCAGATGTAAAGAAGAGGAGTTGCAAAAGGCATCCTCACAGATAGAGAAGCTTGAAAGTACGGTTTTAGATTCACAATGCGAAATTGAGAGCTTGAAACTTGACTTAACTAATCTTGAGCAGAGACTATTTGATGCTGAGATCTTTGCCCAACATGCCGCTGAGCACAAAGCTCGGATCAACAAACTATTGGGAGAACATGAGCTCCAGCTGCGCGAAGCACAAAAAACTATCGATCAACTTGTACAGGAGAATAAGCAATTGAAGGAGTTGTCGCCTGTAAAAGGTCCAAAACAGTCCCCTTCTACATCTGGGGAGCAACTTGACAAAACATTGGAGAACGGTGGTCATGCAGAATATGGAAATGATAATTTAATTCTTGAAAGGATGgcaaaacaaaatgaagaaTCTGAACTTCTAATTGAGCAGCTCAAG GAAGAGCTTCGAGAACAAAAGTTAAAGGCAAAAGAGGATGCTGATGATCTCACCCAAGAAATGGCTGAACTAAGATACCAGATAACAGGCATGCTTGACGAAGAATACAAGCGTCGATCTTGCATTGAACAGGCAGCTATTCAACATATTCAGAAGCTGGAGACTCAG GTTTCCAAAGAGAAGACAAAATTGAGTGGGGCACTTAGGCGATTGCAGGAATCACGTGAACTAGCTCACAAACAAGCTATAGAGATTAAGAAGTTGAAGGATGCTTTAGAG AGGTTTAACTCCGCGGTGAACCTGGGGACAGTTTGCAAGTCTTGCTCTTGCGGGTTCTGTGCAATGTTGATGGAGTTGTCTAATTGCTCGATTGAAGGGCCATCGGATTCCAGATCTACCAAATCCAACCACAATGATGAGGAATTACAGAACCAAGCGCAAATAGAGTGGCATCCTGATGAATCTTCAGGTGATGATGGTGGGTAG
- the LOC120693786 gene encoding coiled-coil domain-containing protein 186-like isoform X1: MSGSSNGHCPANGAKVLHIRDRNKEKVQLDRNAASRACQKDRQYIEKLETELMNCYQEIDYLQDQLNIRNVEANIMGEHIHSLELKLTELEKFPERVRVMDNELIRSDSQCWLLMEEVRCKEEELQKASSQIEKLESTVLDSQCEIESLKLDLTNLEQRLFDAEIFAQHAAEHKARINKLLGEHELQLREAQKTIDQLVQENKQLKELSPVKGPKQSPSTSGEQLDKTLENGGHAEYGNDNLILERMAKQNEESELLIEQLKEELREQKLKAKEDADDLTQEMAELRYQITGMLDEEYKRRSCIEQAAIQHIQKLETQVSKEKTKLSGALRRLQESRELAHKQAIEIKKLKDALERFNSAVNLGTVCKSCSCGFCAMLMELSNCSIEGPSDSRSTKSNHNDEELQNQAQIEWHPDESSGDDGG; encoded by the exons ATGTCTGGTAGCTCTAACGGTCACTGCCCTGctaatggtgcaaaagttcttcATATTAGAGATAGGAATAAAGAG AAGGTACAGCTTGACAGAAATGCAGCTTCTAGGGCCTGTCAGAAGGACAGACAATATATTGAGAAATTGGAAACAGAACTAATGAACTGCTATCAGGAAATTG ACTATTTGCAGGATCAGTTAAATATACGGAACGTTGAAGCAAACATCATGGGTGAGCATATTCACAGCCTTGAACTGAAGCTAACTGAACTTGAAAAGTTCCCGGAAAGAGTGAGAGTTATGGACAATGAGCTGATACGATCTGATTCTCAGTGCTGGCTTCTGATGGAAGAAGTCAGATGTAAAGAAGAGGAGTTGCAAAAGGCATCCTCACAGATAGAGAAGCTTGAAAGTACGGTTTTAGATTCACAATGCGAAATTGAGAGCTTGAAACTTGACTTAACTAATCTTGAGCAGAGACTATTTGATGCTGAGATCTTTGCCCAACATGCCGCTGAGCACAAAGCTCGGATCAACAAACTATTGGGAGAACATGAGCTCCAGCTGCGCGAAGCACAAAAAACTATCGATCAACTTGTACAGGAGAATAAGCAATTGAAGGAGTTGTCGCCTGTAAAAGGTCCAAAACAGTCCCCTTCTACATCTGGGGAGCAACTTGACAAAACATTGGAGAACGGTGGTCATGCAGAATATGGAAATGATAATTTAATTCTTGAAAGGATGgcaaaacaaaatgaagaaTCTGAACTTCTAATTGAGCAGCTCAAG GAAGAGCTTCGAGAACAAAAGTTAAAGGCAAAAGAGGATGCTGATGATCTCACCCAAGAAATGGCTGAACTAAGATACCAGATAACAGGCATGCTTGACGAAGAATACAAGCGTCGATCTTGCATTGAACAGGCAGCTATTCAACATATTCAGAAGCTGGAGACTCAG GTTTCCAAAGAGAAGACAAAATTGAGTGGGGCACTTAGGCGATTGCAGGAATCACGTGAACTAGCTCACAAACAAGCTATAGAGATTAAGAAGTTGAAGGATGCTTTAGAG AGGTTTAACTCCGCGGTGAACCTGGGGACAGTTTGCAAGTCTTGCTCTTGCGGGTTCTGTGCAATGTTGATGGAGTTGTCTAATTGCTCGATTGAAGGGCCATCGGATTCCAGATCTACCAAATCCAACCACAATGATGAGGAATTACAGAACCAAGCGCAAATAGAGTGGCATCCTGATGAATCTTCAGGTGATGATGGTGGGTAG
- the LOC120693786 gene encoding golgin subfamily A member 4-like isoform X2, protein MSGSSNGHCPANGAKVLHIRDRNKEKVQLDRNAASRACQKDRQYIEKLETELMNCYQEIDYLQDQLNIRNVEANIMGEHIHSLELKLTELEKFPERVRVMDNELIRSDSQCWLLMEEVRCKEEELQKASSQIEKLESTVLDSQCEIESLKLDLTNLEQRLFDAEIFAQHAAEHKARINKLLGEHELQLREAQKTIDQLVQENKQLKELSPVKGPKQSPSTSGEQLDKTLENGGHAEYGNDNLILERMAKQNEESELLIEQLKEELREQKLKAKEDADDLTQEMAELRYQITGMLDEEYKRRSCIEQAAIQHIQKLETQVSKEKTKLSGALRRLQESRELAHKQAIEIKKLKDALEVWA, encoded by the exons ATGTCTGGTAGCTCTAACGGTCACTGCCCTGctaatggtgcaaaagttcttcATATTAGAGATAGGAATAAAGAG AAGGTACAGCTTGACAGAAATGCAGCTTCTAGGGCCTGTCAGAAGGACAGACAATATATTGAGAAATTGGAAACAGAACTAATGAACTGCTATCAGGAAATTG ACTATTTGCAGGATCAGTTAAATATACGGAACGTTGAAGCAAACATCATGGGTGAGCATATTCACAGCCTTGAACTGAAGCTAACTGAACTTGAAAAGTTCCCGGAAAGAGTGAGAGTTATGGACAATGAGCTGATACGATCTGATTCTCAGTGCTGGCTTCTGATGGAAGAAGTCAGATGTAAAGAAGAGGAGTTGCAAAAGGCATCCTCACAGATAGAGAAGCTTGAAAGTACGGTTTTAGATTCACAATGCGAAATTGAGAGCTTGAAACTTGACTTAACTAATCTTGAGCAGAGACTATTTGATGCTGAGATCTTTGCCCAACATGCCGCTGAGCACAAAGCTCGGATCAACAAACTATTGGGAGAACATGAGCTCCAGCTGCGCGAAGCACAAAAAACTATCGATCAACTTGTACAGGAGAATAAGCAATTGAAGGAGTTGTCGCCTGTAAAAGGTCCAAAACAGTCCCCTTCTACATCTGGGGAGCAACTTGACAAAACATTGGAGAACGGTGGTCATGCAGAATATGGAAATGATAATTTAATTCTTGAAAGGATGgcaaaacaaaatgaagaaTCTGAACTTCTAATTGAGCAGCTCAAG GAAGAGCTTCGAGAACAAAAGTTAAAGGCAAAAGAGGATGCTGATGATCTCACCCAAGAAATGGCTGAACTAAGATACCAGATAACAGGCATGCTTGACGAAGAATACAAGCGTCGATCTTGCATTGAACAGGCAGCTATTCAACATATTCAGAAGCTGGAGACTCAG GTTTCCAAAGAGAAGACAAAATTGAGTGGGGCACTTAGGCGATTGCAGGAATCACGTGAACTAGCTCACAAACAAGCTATAGAGATTAAGAAGTTGAAGGATGCTTTAGAGGTATGGGCAT AG